The [Eubacterium] siraeum genome contains a region encoding:
- a CDS encoding DUF5986 family protein — protein MPNLTNFSDDFIKSIVSSIHSAVTDDIIQDTRQADMERNGMNSYPSRIWDLINRNVRTAFTYNPDVVVEFTKRGPWNLIVIFDKTTGMLLTLMREERFCEVKRDSKNHKHYVYELANMFNADLEIQQQSFFAIDENEEKIKKSIERICNDLLISIEMVEHHALVLFSSRDELLHSIRCCMINCNFEECESVSWNEYIGVSESLVVEQTENDDHKKNNPTMGLVYTPKAKKKKQLNLDIATKSESDIPEAK, from the coding sequence ATGCCAAATCTAACTAATTTCAGTGACGACTTTATTAAAAGCATTGTATCCAGCATCCATTCAGCGGTAACAGATGATATTATTCAAGATACACGACAGGCAGATATGGAACGCAATGGTATGAACAGTTATCCATCTCGTATATGGGATTTGATAAATCGTAATGTCCGTACTGCTTTTACATATAATCCCGATGTGGTTGTAGAGTTTACTAAACGTGGACCGTGGAACTTAATTGTAATTTTTGATAAAACAACGGGTATGCTTTTGACGCTTATGCGTGAGGAACGCTTTTGCGAAGTAAAACGTGATTCTAAAAACCATAAGCACTATGTTTATGAACTGGCAAACATGTTTAATGCCGATTTAGAAATTCAACAGCAATCATTTTTTGCGATAGATGAAAATGAAGAAAAAATTAAAAAATCGATTGAACGAATTTGTAATGACTTGCTTATTTCAATTGAAATGGTTGAACATCACGCATTGGTTTTATTTTCATCACGAGATGAGTTATTACATTCTATACGTTGTTGTATGATTAACTGCAATTTCGAAGAATGTGAATCTGTATCTTGGAATGAATATATCGGTGTTTCTGAAAGCCTTGTTGTTGAACAAACAGAAAACGATGACCATAAGAAGAATAACCCGACTATGGGATTGGTTTATACGCCTAAAGCGAAGAAAAAGAAACAACTTAATCTTGACATTGCTACAAAATCCGAAAGTGATATTCCTGAGGCAAAATAA
- a CDS encoding XRE family transcriptional regulator, translating to MKDLKSFNGKRLKTARTLKGMSISELAEALDLQRQTVSMYESGKISNPDFPKVQRMSQLLNFPIDFFLGSDTELVKAAPSTYFRSLLTTNKKYRYEQEIKISFVTTIYAYLTEYVTFPHVNLPDVCDTDNIEDIAIKLRECWNLGYGPIDNLIFYAEKNGIILTSVETSTNDIDAFSQKIYINDEERYIVALSKNKSTAARLHFDVAHELGHIMLHDWEDDIENISPSEFRDREQQANDFASAFLLPKETFIKEVGAYADKLNYYIELKKKWKVSIAAMIRRAKNLKLISYDKYQALMRQMQKMGIRKCEPLDDILVTAQPSLLKTAVEMLINDNVLTAKEILQELSDEYNLSLYSDDIETLIGLNKGTLKTCNVTPIHLLALK from the coding sequence ATGAAAGATTTAAAATCATTCAATGGGAAAAGATTAAAAACAGCTCGTACATTAAAAGGAATGAGCATTTCAGAATTAGCTGAAGCCTTGGATTTACAAAGGCAAACTGTATCAATGTACGAAAGCGGAAAAATATCTAATCCAGATTTTCCTAAAGTACAGAGAATGAGTCAACTCCTTAATTTCCCGATAGATTTCTTTTTGGGTTCTGACACGGAACTTGTAAAAGCTGCTCCTTCAACGTATTTTAGATCACTTTTAACTACCAATAAAAAATATCGTTATGAACAAGAAATAAAAATAAGTTTTGTTACTACGATTTATGCGTATTTAACTGAATATGTTACATTCCCACATGTCAATTTACCTGATGTATGCGATACGGATAACATAGAAGATATTGCAATAAAATTAAGAGAATGTTGGAATTTAGGATATGGTCCAATTGATAATTTGATATTTTACGCTGAGAAAAACGGTATTATATTGACTTCTGTTGAAACTTCTACAAATGATATTGACGCTTTTAGTCAAAAAATCTACATTAACGATGAGGAACGATATATAGTAGCTCTTTCTAAAAATAAAAGTACTGCTGCACGCCTTCACTTCGATGTTGCACACGAATTAGGCCATATCATGTTACATGATTGGGAAGATGATATTGAAAATATTTCACCCTCCGAATTTCGCGACAGAGAACAGCAGGCCAATGATTTTGCATCTGCATTTTTACTTCCTAAAGAAACATTCATCAAAGAAGTAGGTGCATATGCAGACAAACTCAACTATTATATTGAATTAAAAAAGAAATGGAAAGTCTCGATTGCCGCAATGATAAGACGTGCAAAAAATCTAAAATTAATATCTTATGATAAATATCAAGCGTTAATGAGGCAGATGCAAAAAATGGGAATAAGAAAATGCGAACCGCTTGATGATATTTTAGTTACAGCTCAGCCGTCCTTATTAAAAACCGCCGTTGAAATGTTGATTAATGATAATGTTCTTACGGCAAAAGAAATACTCCAAGAGCTTTCTGACGAGTATAATTTATCTCTATATTCAGATGATATAGAAACACTTATTGGATTAAATAAAGGAACATTAAAAACGTGTAATGTAACCCCCATTCATCTTCTTGCATTGAAATAG
- a CDS encoding ATP-binding cassette domain-containing protein, with translation MLPLDFAKNKPKDKRKTAQRALELVGIKEQADKHCNKLSGGQKQRAAIARAIVNDPSVILADEPTGALDSKTTEEIMSVFEKLNESGKTIIIVIHDKDIAAKCRRVIEIADGRIVSDSKSK, from the coding sequence ATGCTCCCTCTTGATTTTGCAAAAAACAAGCCCAAAGATAAAAGAAAAACAGCACAAAGAGCGCTTGAACTGGTCGGAATAAAAGAGCAGGCAGACAAGCACTGTAACAAGCTGTCGGGGGGACAAAAACAGCGTGCGGCTATTGCCCGTGCTATAGTTAACGATCCGTCTGTAATACTTGCGGACGAGCCTACGGGCGCACTTGACAGCAAAACCACCGAAGAGATAATGTCCGTTTTTGAAAAGCTGAACGAATCGGGCAAGACGATAATCATAGTAATCCACGACAAAGATATCGCCGCAAAATGCAGGAGGGTTATCGAGATAGCAGACGGCAGGATAGTCAGCGACAGTAAGAGTAAATAG
- a CDS encoding RNA polymerase sigma factor, producing MVETEEEKDLVTELYNTYKQILFNVSMSILHNTADAEDAVQETFVRIISNLSKIDCANEKRSKAYIFVVTRNICYDILRKKHKVVFLEDDRELVDTNAVDNTEILTDVLTVQNNIKMLSPLLKNVSTLYYAEEFTVEQISGMLDISAESVYKAISRARNILLQKQGDMKND from the coding sequence ATGGTCGAGACCGAGGAAGAAAAAGACTTGGTGACCGAGCTGTACAATACATATAAACAGATTCTGTTTAATGTAAGTATGTCTATACTGCATAATACAGCAGATGCGGAAGACGCTGTGCAGGAAACTTTTGTACGAATAATCAGCAATCTATCTAAAATTGACTGTGCAAATGAAAAACGCTCCAAAGCGTATATTTTTGTTGTTACCCGCAATATTTGTTATGATATTCTCAGAAAAAAACATAAGGTAGTTTTTCTTGAAGATGATAGAGAACTGGTAGATACTAATGCCGTTGACAATACAGAAATTCTTACTGATGTTCTGACTGTGCAAAATAATATAAAAATGCTGTCACCTTTGCTGAAAAATGTGTCAACCTTGTATTATGCGGAGGAATTTACAGTAGAACAAATATCAGGAATGCTCGATATAAGCGCAGAATCTGTTTATAAAGCAATTTCAAGAGCAAGAAATATTCTATTACAAAAACAAGGAGATATGAAAAATGACTAA
- a CDS encoding DUF4367 domain-containing protein has product MTNDDAIKIALKNELISDIEAYQTLPKYKISLKFDKKMKHLLKNYENRESAKTGYKRIPLKNRLLIAAVIILSVAIITGGTLYITMRWADFTVKEYDIFAMLSISNAESYPLSLEERYEFTYNVTGYEKEVIDDDGIRFSVKYSDAKNKKCISYSQSIKDFYTTVRLNIENAITLPKEVMINGTTAIYYETCYGEKGVIWDIGDYIIELAATGFSEDELISMTEFVEKVE; this is encoded by the coding sequence ATGACTAACGATGATGCTATAAAAATTGCTCTGAAAAATGAACTTATTTCAGATATCGAAGCTTATCAAACTCTCCCTAAGTATAAGATTTCACTTAAATTTGACAAAAAAATGAAGCATCTGCTTAAGAATTATGAAAATCGTGAATCAGCAAAGACCGGATATAAACGCATACCGCTAAAAAACCGCCTGCTTATTGCAGCTGTGATCATTCTTTCTGTGGCTATTATTACAGGCGGTACTTTGTATATCACCATGCGTTGGGCTGACTTCACGGTCAAGGAATATGACATTTTTGCGATGCTTTCTATCTCAAATGCCGAATCTTATCCTTTGAGTCTTGAAGAGCGATATGAATTCACATATAATGTTACAGGTTATGAAAAAGAAGTTATTGATGATGACGGCATTCGATTTTCAGTGAAATATTCAGATGCAAAAAATAAAAAGTGTATTTCATATTCACAGTCCATAAAGGATTTTTATACAACTGTCAGACTTAATATCGAAAATGCCATTACCTTACCAAAAGAAGTGATGATTAACGGAACAACCGCTATATATTATGAGACGTGTTACGGAGAAAAGGGAGTAATATGGGATATCGGTGATTACATAATTGAGCTTGCCGCAACCGGATTTAGCGAAGATGAACTAATTTCAATGACAGAATTTGTGGAAAAGGTAGAATAA
- a CDS encoding ATP-binding cassette domain-containing protein — protein sequence MQLTLEHITKSYTKGKKRKNALEDFTLTLTEGVYGLLGPNGAGKSTLINIITGIIGKDSGSIAFSDGGDNSFLSHLGFMPQGMDFYRNFTAKDYIKYIMALKKYSPDNADEYALSVLDRVNLHSDADKKIGAFSGGMKQRLGIAQAIVGEPKVLIFDEPTAGLDAKERIRFRNVISSLAADKIVILATHIVTDIAYVAKTVVLMNGGKIIKTGAQEELCSDISGKVWEITAESDKVMEYMSRMRVSNAVSDGSKYTLRIVSDNLPEQGAKTVQPTLEDVCIYYFGDM from the coding sequence ATGCAGTTAACACTTGAACATATCACAAAATCCTACACGAAAGGCAAAAAGCGCAAAAACGCACTTGAGGACTTCACGCTCACCCTCACCGAAGGAGTGTACGGACTGCTCGGTCCCAACGGCGCAGGTAAATCCACGCTTATAAATATCATCACGGGGATAATCGGCAAAGACAGCGGAAGCATAGCGTTTTCCGACGGCGGGGACAACAGCTTTTTGTCACATCTCGGCTTTATGCCGCAGGGCATGGACTTTTACCGCAACTTCACAGCAAAGGACTACATAAAGTACATCATGGCGCTGAAAAAATACTCTCCCGACAATGCGGACGAGTATGCCCTTTCTGTGCTTGACCGTGTAAATCTGCACTCGGACGCAGATAAAAAAATCGGCGCGTTTTCGGGCGGAATGAAGCAAAGGCTCGGTATAGCGCAGGCGATAGTAGGCGAGCCTAAGGTGCTGATTTTTGACGAGCCGACCGCAGGCCTTGACGCAAAGGAGCGTATTCGTTTCAGAAATGTTATAAGCTCCCTTGCCGCAGATAAGATAGTTATACTTGCAACGCATATCGTCACCGATATAGCTTATGTTGCGAAGACGGTCGTTCTTATGAACGGCGGCAAAATAATCAAAACAGGCGCGCAGGAAGAGTTATGTTCCGATATTTCGGGCAAGGTGTGGGAGATAACCGCCGAGAGTGACAAGGTGATGGAATATATGAGTCGTATGCGTGTATCAAATGCGGTATCTGACGGCAGTAAATACACTTTACGCATAGTGTCGGACAATCTTCCCGAGCAGGGTGCAAAGACTGTACAGCCTACTCTTGAAGATGTGTGTATTTATTATTTCGGGGATATGTGA
- a CDS encoding ABC transporter permease, giving the protein MKLFKYELKKNVLRLSVFILLLALIGVNLFKQHETARFLGDSRIAIGVEDKSSLGRKMYEEYKGEFTLQKFEALGEYRDYLQDYISSDEYKPTEEANDRFFTGYAMGDLNYSEETADKMRYAYLYPNQMIELKQRADENIEFYTGRSDFEVRKNELVKQLYTGRRISAYGNYEAFRLYFDYEFSSLVIIVMIIFAFAASLSDEKATGTDRIIRSCRRAKSVFLTKQAVMLLFITVLIVLFAVMDIVRFSSFYDGSFINQPLYAIEEYRYTPLNVTVFGAVMLSLLGKLLALVFIGEIVLLISSFTKNAGFSITLCFAAGGAMIIISEHINPLFSPLSLLNAESWMKDFNCVNIFGYPVLSFIVQFVITAALIALLTAICYFRAGYIRKEKGAVQ; this is encoded by the coding sequence ATGAAGCTGTTTAAATATGAACTGAAAAAGAATGTGCTTCGCTTATCGGTCTTTATACTTCTGCTTGCGCTTATCGGGGTAAATCTGTTCAAACAGCACGAAACAGCGAGATTTCTCGGCGACAGCCGTATTGCAATAGGCGTAGAGGATAAGTCGTCACTCGGCAGAAAAATGTATGAGGAGTACAAGGGAGAGTTTACCCTGCAAAAATTTGAAGCTCTCGGCGAATACCGTGATTATTTGCAGGATTATATAAGCAGCGACGAATACAAGCCTACCGAAGAAGCAAACGACAGATTTTTCACAGGATATGCGATGGGTGATCTGAATTATTCAGAAGAAACTGCCGATAAAATGAGATATGCCTATCTGTACCCAAATCAGATGATAGAGCTGAAGCAAAGAGCAGACGAAAACATTGAATTTTACACCGGCAGAAGTGATTTTGAGGTTAGAAAAAACGAGCTTGTAAAACAGCTTTATACAGGCAGGCGTATTTCCGCATACGGAAACTATGAGGCGTTCAGGCTGTACTTTGATTACGAGTTTTCCTCGCTTGTCATTATAGTGATGATTATTTTTGCTTTTGCGGCGTCGCTCAGCGATGAAAAAGCGACAGGCACGGATAGGATAATACGCTCCTGCCGCAGAGCAAAAAGCGTATTCCTTACTAAGCAGGCGGTAATGCTGCTTTTTATTACCGTGCTGATAGTTTTGTTTGCGGTTATGGATATAGTGAGGTTTAGCTCGTTTTACGACGGTTCGTTTATTAATCAGCCGCTTTATGCGATTGAAGAATACAGATATACGCCGCTTAATGTCACGGTATTCGGTGCTGTTATGCTTTCCTTGCTTGGAAAGCTGCTTGCGCTTGTTTTTATCGGAGAAATCGTACTGCTGATTTCTTCGTTTACAAAAAATGCGGGATTTTCGATAACGCTATGCTTTGCGGCTGGCGGAGCGATGATAATTATAAGCGAGCATATAAATCCGCTGTTTTCTCCGCTTTCGCTTTTAAACGCGGAAAGCTGGATGAAGGATTTTAACTGCGTCAATATTTTCGGCTATCCTGTACTGAGCTTTATTGTTCAGTTTGTTATCACGGCGGCACTGATTGCTTTGCTGACTGCTATCTGCTATTTCAGAGCCGGATATATAAGAAAAGAAAAGGGGGCGGTACAGTGA
- a CDS encoding tyrosine-type recombinase/integrase: MQPEHLEFSLSSLYNLFCKKYYWAPPQILQLYSEVKMIEFKTHIDGFINYCRYHKKLSDKTISAYCIDLIQFRCFTSELSKQSLWNYIEHLNKSYKPKTVKRKLATLKAFTHYLLIRDIIDCNPFDKIETSIKEPVILPKTIPLDTIGEILCFAYTQIEKSNTDYKKNSAIRNAAVLELLFATGARVAEICNLHSQDVDFIGKSVKLYGKGSKERIIPIENTSVLTILSDYYFIHEEKISDCGYFFVNKYGKRLTEQSVRCMINSYCQTCGISMHITPHMFRHSFATLLLEQDVDIRYIQKLLGHSSITTTQIYTHVTSAKQKEIIKTKHPRNNLNIS, encoded by the coding sequence ATGCAGCCGGAGCATCTTGAATTTTCTTTGAGCTCTTTATATAATTTATTCTGTAAAAAATATTACTGGGCTCCGCCCCAAATTTTGCAGTTATACTCGGAGGTCAAGATGATTGAATTTAAAACTCATATCGACGGATTTATAAATTATTGCCGTTACCACAAGAAGCTAAGCGATAAGACAATTAGTGCTTACTGTATTGATTTGATACAGTTTCGATGCTTTACATCGGAGCTTTCAAAGCAGAGCTTATGGAACTACATAGAGCACTTGAATAAATCTTATAAACCCAAAACAGTTAAACGAAAGCTGGCAACGCTCAAAGCGTTTACTCACTATCTGCTTATTCGGGATATTATCGATTGCAATCCGTTTGATAAAATTGAAACATCAATCAAAGAACCTGTTATACTGCCAAAAACCATTCCTTTGGATACGATTGGCGAGATTCTCTGTTTTGCATATACGCAAATAGAAAAATCAAACACCGACTATAAGAAAAACAGCGCAATACGCAATGCCGCGGTTCTCGAATTGCTGTTTGCAACAGGAGCGAGAGTGGCTGAAATCTGCAATTTACACTCTCAAGATGTTGATTTTATAGGCAAATCGGTTAAGCTTTACGGAAAAGGCTCAAAAGAACGTATAATACCTATTGAAAACACATCAGTACTCACTATTCTTTCCGATTACTACTTTATCCATGAGGAAAAAATCTCGGACTGCGGATATTTTTTTGTAAACAAATATGGCAAAAGGCTGACAGAGCAATCCGTCCGCTGTATGATTAATTCTTATTGTCAAACGTGCGGTATATCTATGCATATAACCCCGCATATGTTCAGGCACTCTTTTGCAACGCTCTTGTTGGAACAGGATGTTGATATCAGATATATTCAGAAATTACTAGGGCATAGTTCTATAACTACAACGCAGATATACACCCATGTTACTTCTGCAAAGCAGAAAGAAATTATTAAAACTAAACACCCGAGGAATAATCTTAACATCAGCTGA
- a CDS encoding site-specific integrase gives MKCIRYMEIINTILHPVFTSAVRDGYIRSNPSDGVMADIKKSHTWEKPKRHALTEQQQEKFVEFTTQSYQYKHWLPLFTVLLGTGGRIGEILGLRWEDCDFPNSIININHTLIYRKYTDEASHFAITTPKTKSGVRIIPMLSDVKAALTEEYKEQLESGFNESVVDGYSGFIFKSRDNTVLSPHCVNRAIDWIIKACNAKEEEYAKAERREPELLPHFSCHHLRHTFCTRFCENETNLKIIQEIMGHADITTTMDIYNEATKDKKMESFAGLEGKIKIR, from the coding sequence ATGAAGTGTATAAGGTATATGGAGATAATAAATACCATTCTGCATCCGGTGTTTACTTCTGCAGTTCGTGACGGATATATCCGCAGCAACCCTTCGGACGGCGTAATGGCAGATATTAAAAAGAGCCATACTTGGGAAAAGCCAAAGCGACACGCTCTCACCGAGCAACAGCAAGAGAAGTTCGTTGAGTTTACGACACAGTCCTATCAGTACAAGCATTGGCTGCCGCTCTTTACAGTCCTGCTCGGTACGGGTGGACGAATTGGTGAGATACTTGGTTTAAGGTGGGAAGATTGCGACTTTCCGAATAGTATAATCAATATTAACCACACCCTTATTTATAGGAAGTACACAGACGAAGCATCACACTTCGCAATAACCACTCCAAAAACAAAATCGGGTGTCAGAATAATTCCGATGCTTTCTGATGTAAAGGCGGCCCTCACAGAAGAATACAAGGAGCAGCTTGAGAGTGGATTTAATGAGAGCGTTGTAGACGGGTATTCTGGTTTTATATTCAAATCAAGAGACAATACAGTGCTGTCACCGCATTGCGTCAATCGAGCGATAGACTGGATAATTAAAGCGTGTAATGCGAAAGAGGAAGAATATGCAAAAGCGGAACGTCGAGAGCCTGAACTGTTACCGCATTTCAGTTGCCACCATTTGCGACATACATTCTGCACTCGCTTTTGTGAGAACGAAACTAACCTGAAGATTATTCAGGAGATTATGGGACACGCGGATATTACAACCACGATGGACATATATAATGAAGCAACAAAGGATAAAAAGATGGAGTCCTTTGCAGGGCTTGAGGGTAAAATCAAGATACGATGA